A single window of Triplophysa rosa unplaced genomic scaffold, Trosa_1v2 scaffold90_ERROPOS679048, whole genome shotgun sequence DNA harbors:
- the LOC130551331 gene encoding uncharacterized protein LOC130551331 translates to MSTLKELSRRFRILQRRSRRRPSDLRRQAKNLLSSLVVEEDVAEEDVVPPSPRQQTSDPDPSPEHSSSQPSCSKSPAKSVEQSLPQFPDHVAVLNTLMEQYRAHQEGPDPTPKLRDNVASKVFRIRKFIAYMAQGGGKLQTLDFLDDTERMRRWVKTLRAMVIRETTINHYLKNIAQFLDYVAATPPPTCRLSKRVLFAIRREVRMMLRCMKRPVTLHQMTVKRAKDGQLISKALLEKCRDEARKRIPKILDELEKDKAQKTQFRLYGYVTAFLASIYGHRCGVFQNMTIDEVRNATKTASTYLINVSMHKTNQAFGPAQIALSAQEYDWFERFLGMKEELVGGAAAKYVFFTSTLNPCKNLNNYFQAAWAEMGLPKSPTFTDLRSAIATHARNNGTVEDRSKMSRFMCHDTRTADKFYACNLNTKEAWEHRQLFEKVLEGSDVPDQPVRKVGKRPCKRKRCDVDASPLTSQSTSEDEAEPVYQESGVSSVESDENSSEAEPSMIQPMRQATIILTPLKMRWSPAKSMVLKSLKEYPSRA, encoded by the exons ATGTCCACCTTGAAGGAGCTTTCGAGGCGCTTCCGCATATTGCAGCGGCGCTCACGCAGAAGGCCTTCAGATCTTAGGCGTCAGGCCAAGAATCTCCTCTCCTCCTTGGTGGTCGAGGAAGACGTCGCGGAGGAAGATGTAGTGCCGCCCTCACCAAGGCAGCAAACCTCCGACCCTGACCCTTCCCCTGAGCATTCCTCCTCCCAGCCGTCATGCAGCAAATCACCTGCAAAGTCTGTGGAGCAGAGTCTCCCCCAGTTCCCGGACCACGTCGCGGTCTTGA ATACACTGATGGAGCAATACAGGGCACATCAGGAGGGCCCGGACCCCACCCCGAAGCTGCGTGACAATGTCGCCAGCAAAGTTTTCCGGATAAGGAAATTCATTGCCTACATGGCCCAGGGAGGGGGCAAGCTCCAGACCCTGGACTTTCTCGATGACACTGAGAGGATGCGTAG GTGGGTAAAAACCTTGAGGGCGATGGTCATCAGGGAAACAACTATTAACCATTATTTGAAGAACATCGCCCAGTTCCTAGATTACGTGGCCGCTACACCCCCTCCGACCTGCCGCCTCTCCAAGAGGGTCTTGTTCGCCATCAGAAGGGAGGTGAGGATGATGCTGCGGTGCATGAAGCGCCCGGTCACGTTGCACCAGATGACCGTGAAACGGGCCAAAGACGGGCAGCTCATCTCCAAGGCCCTCTTGGAGAAGTGCAGGGACGAGGCCAGGAAGAGAATCCCTAAAATTCTCG ATGAGCTTGAGAAAGACAAGGCCCAGAAGACGCAATTCCGTCTGTATGGGTATGTCACTGCGTTCCTGGCCTCAATCTATGGTCACCGCTGTGGGGTCTTCCAGAATATGACCATAGATGAGGTCAGGAACGCGACGAAGACAGCCAGTACATACTTGATAAAC GTCAGTATGCACAAGACCAACCAGGCCTTCGGGCCGGCGCAAATCGCGCTCTCCGCACAGGAGTACGACTGGTTCGAACGGTTCTTGGGGATGAAGGAGGAATTGGTGGGCGGGGCCGCTGCAAAATACGTGTTCTTCACGTCAACTCTGAATCCGTGCAAGAAcctaaataattattttcaggCAGCTTGGGCGGAGATGGGGCTTCCAAAAAGCCCCACGTTCACCGACCTCCGGTCGGCCATCGCCACCCAC GCAAGGAACAACGGGACTGTTGAGGACAGGTCTAAGATGTCGCGGTTCATGTGCCACGACACAAGGACGGCAGACAAATTTTATGCCTGCAACCTCAACACCAAGGAGGCATGGGAGCACAGGCAGCTCTTCGAGAAGGTGCTGGAGGGGTCTGATGTGCCGGATCAGCCCGTGCGCAAGGTTGGCAAGAGGCCTTGCAAAAGGAAGCGGTGCGATGTGGATGCGTCTCCGCTGACTTCTCAGAGCACCAGTGAGGATGAAGCCGAGCCTGTGTACCAGGAGTCGGGCGTATCCTCAGTGGAGTCAGACGAG AACTCGTCCGAAGCCGAGCCATCCATGATCCAACCCATGAGGCAGGCCACCATAATCTTGACGCCACTCAAGATGAGATGGTCCCCGGCCAAGTCTATGGTTCTGAAAAGTCTGAAGGAATACCCCTCCAGAGCCTGA